A DNA window from Undibacterium sp. YM2 contains the following coding sequences:
- the hmpA gene encoding NO-inducible flavohemoprotein has protein sequence MLNINTKNLVKATVPVLKEHGVALTRHFYARMFSHNPELKPVFNQGNQQSGSQQQALAMAVLAYAEHIDDPSVLMPVLTLVANKHVSVGIRAEHYPVVGMHLLASIKEVLGDAANDELLAAWAAAYEQLADILIAQESAIYAKAAMTPGEWTGWRGFIVSKKVVESEEITSFYLQPADGGSVPDYKPGQYISVKVFVPELGMMQPRQYSLSCAPGQAYLRISVKREAAMATKPAGLVSNVLHRDCHEGASIDVAPPMGDYVLHEDRDTPVVLISAGVGVTPKLAMLEHLLKRNTGRKIRFVHACRHGGVHAFKQQVRELSEQYGQIKSLTYYEVPRAEDLQSIDYDQQGRLDLQTVASDFILPEADYYICGPRPFMQAQIASLQSLGITSARIHKEAFGSGGFAH, from the coding sequence ATGTTAAACATCAATACAAAAAATCTAGTAAAAGCCACGGTACCGGTATTGAAGGAACATGGTGTCGCCTTGACCCGCCATTTTTATGCGCGCATGTTTTCACATAACCCGGAATTGAAACCTGTCTTCAATCAGGGTAATCAGCAATCTGGCAGTCAGCAACAAGCTTTGGCAATGGCGGTATTGGCGTATGCCGAACATATTGATGACCCTTCGGTCCTGATGCCGGTTTTGACTCTGGTCGCGAACAAGCACGTCAGCGTTGGCATCAGGGCAGAGCATTATCCTGTTGTTGGCATGCATCTATTGGCATCGATCAAAGAGGTATTGGGAGACGCTGCCAACGATGAGTTATTGGCAGCCTGGGCCGCAGCGTATGAGCAACTGGCAGATATATTGATTGCACAAGAGAGCGCCATCTATGCAAAAGCTGCAATGACCCCAGGTGAGTGGACAGGATGGCGTGGCTTCATCGTCAGCAAAAAAGTAGTGGAAAGTGAAGAAATAACGTCCTTCTATTTGCAACCTGCAGATGGTGGATCGGTGCCTGATTACAAGCCAGGTCAGTACATCTCAGTCAAAGTATTTGTTCCTGAATTGGGTATGATGCAACCGCGTCAGTACAGCCTTTCATGTGCGCCTGGCCAAGCCTATCTGCGTATATCCGTCAAACGTGAGGCTGCAATGGCGACCAAACCCGCTGGCCTGGTTTCCAATGTATTGCACAGGGATTGTCATGAAGGTGCATCAATTGACGTGGCGCCACCTATGGGGGATTATGTCTTGCATGAGGACAGGGATACACCCGTGGTTCTGATCAGTGCTGGTGTAGGTGTAACTCCCAAACTTGCCATGCTGGAGCATTTACTCAAACGAAACACCGGGCGCAAAATTCGTTTCGTGCATGCTTGCAGGCATGGTGGAGTACATGCATTCAAACAACAAGTTCGTGAATTGAGCGAGCAATACGGACAGATAAAATCATTGACGTATTACGAGGTGCCGCGCGCAGAAGATCTGCAGTCCATAGATTATGATCAGCAAGGGCGACTGGATCTGCAGACTGTGGCGAGTGATTTTATTTTACCTGAAGCCGATTATTACATCTGTGGACCGCGTCCGTTCATGCAAGCGCAAATCGCCAGTTTGCAGAGTCTGGGCATCACATCTGCACGTATTCATAAAGAGGCTTTTGGAAGTGGCGGATTTGCACACTGA
- a CDS encoding HNH endonuclease encodes MQQILVLDIAGVPYDWISQNDAATQYAAKKVAWDIGDQVIMLRGGYNKDGVQSKIFIKPIISIRNSERMSRNSRHQIPLGDGNRLLYARDRHICAYCGETFPYQELSRDHILPTSRGGKDVWENCVTACKECNHAKGNKFVHDFKPLIYVPYAPCRFEHFILSGRNVIADQLEYLSAKLPRHSRLL; translated from the coding sequence ATGCAACAAATATTGGTTTTGGATATAGCAGGAGTACCCTATGACTGGATAAGTCAGAATGATGCTGCGACTCAGTACGCCGCAAAAAAAGTGGCATGGGATATAGGTGACCAGGTCATCATGCTGCGTGGTGGTTATAACAAGGATGGCGTGCAATCAAAGATCTTCATCAAGCCCATCATTTCCATACGTAATAGTGAACGCATGTCCAGGAACAGCCGTCACCAGATACCTTTGGGAGATGGAAATCGCCTGCTGTATGCAAGAGACAGACATATTTGTGCCTATTGTGGTGAGACTTTTCCTTATCAGGAATTGTCACGCGATCACATTCTGCCAACTTCTCGTGGTGGAAAAGATGTCTGGGAAAATTGCGTAACCGCCTGCAAGGAATGCAATCACGCCAAAGGTAACAAGTTCGTGCATGACTTCAAACCTTTGATTTATGTGCCGTATGCACCTTGCCGTTTCGAGCATTTCATCCTGAGCGGCAGGAATGTGATTGCTGATCAACTGGAGTATCTTTCAGCGAAATTACCCAGACACAGTCGTCTATTGTAG